The following are encoded together in the Flavobacteriales bacterium genome:
- a CDS encoding glycosyltransferase family 2 protein has translation MKYYIITPAKNEEQYIRLTLESMVKQTVKPEKWIIVNDGSTDRTLEIAEEYAAKHPWIQIISLDNKGEQRSYGSKVIRAFNAGYRLITDNDYGFIVKLDADLSFPETYFQQIGEAFDADPKLGLCGGYVLERPDEYEIKKTRFPRVEGALKSVRKACFDDIGGFVEENGWDGLDILMALHKGWEMRNIDVKVTHHRPETSAYRST, from the coding sequence ATGAAGTACTATATAATTACGCCTGCCAAGAATGAGGAGCAGTATATCCGGCTGACCCTGGAATCGATGGTGAAGCAGACGGTGAAACCCGAAAAGTGGATCATTGTGAACGACGGGTCCACGGATCGTACCCTGGAGATTGCTGAAGAATATGCTGCCAAACATCCCTGGATTCAGATTATCAGTCTGGATAACAAAGGTGAACAACGCTCCTATGGCTCCAAAGTCATCAGGGCTTTCAACGCAGGATACAGACTGATCACCGATAACGACTACGGTTTTATCGTGAAGCTGGATGCAGACCTGTCATTTCCGGAAACCTACTTTCAGCAAATAGGTGAGGCGTTTGATGCAGACCCCAAACTGGGCCTTTGCGGAGGGTATGTGCTGGAACGTCCGGATGAGTATGAAATCAAGAAAACGCGCTTTCCGAGGGTGGAGGGCGCACTTAAATCCGTACGAAAAGCGTGTTTTGATGATATCGGGGGCTTTGTGGAAGAGAATGGTTGGGATGGCCTTGATATATTGATGGCATTGCATAAAGGCTGGGAGATGCGCAACATCGATGTGAAGGTCACACACCATCGCCCGGAAACCTCCGCCTATCGGTCCACG